A part of Sebastes fasciatus isolate fSebFas1 chromosome 10, fSebFas1.pri, whole genome shotgun sequence genomic DNA contains:
- the LOC141775441 gene encoding uncharacterized protein LOC141775441, with amino-acid sequence MAVHRGQGRGVYSGSHIVPHLSLEANHRVRQRCQSIVCIKTSLKQRTMECVRSAFHAQLATVMDSLLAAAVCEIAKIFEGSLCEQQAELAQKTEEISVLRGKLEKVERRQKAKGGGSEEGEMSSGDSRQQTLTGSGLNVGKDMSSHSDPMEGLRQSLSGLKEEVNGQDGASVKHERTGSRPTLGSVAVQVPEGSLAAGDQRPMDALTATQAKAKLSHWDQGSGDHRSLQDQASAPFLSISQSGRCSPRPDPSLAQPGEWLPGLDATRGGVSSLDNLQAEGTSCSGPASSSTGTDAPCFRPGFGSDETSNEDDDSSFPFLDQEPENHNSNQNLVQGQGVGQRGARQVQPQAPSGESSWRPRDDRGGRGPINHTRRVTTFVNRDPLRPQSNSQSLTLRHTNTLSHPPAPSGGNGRPYTCPYCTKCFTYPSHQRRHLLRHTGVRLHPCQFCDKSFLTPSELTVHTRTHTGERPFGCAQCGKRFARSGNLRAHQRDVHMGKRPFACTECGKRFAHRGNLRVHNHRVHQGDPYYMDDQQEPDIGPNPI; translated from the exons ATGGCAGTTCATAGAGGTCAGGGCAGAGGAGTGTACAGTGGTAGCCACATCGTCCCTCATCTGTCTCTGGAGGCCAACCATAGAGTAAGACAGCGCTGTCAATCAATCGTTTGCATTAAAACATCCTTGAAACAAAGGACAATGGAGTGTGTGAGGAGTGCTTTCCACGCTCAGCTGGCCACCGTCATGGACTCACTGCTGGCAGCCGCCGTCTGCGAGATAGCCAAGATCTTCGAGGGCAGCCTGTGTGAACAGCAGGCGGAGCTAGCACAGAAGACAGAGGAGATCTCCGTCCTCCGAGGCAAGCTGGAGAAAGTGGAGAGGAGGCAGAAGGCGAAGGGTGGAGGGAGCGAGGAAGGGGAGATGTCATCAGGAGACTCGAGGCAGCAGACCCTGACAGGATCAG GACTGAATGTGGGAAAGGACATGTCTTCTCATTCAGACCCAATGGAAGGACTCAGGCAGAGCCTCAGCGGGCTGAAAGAAGAGGTCAACGGCCAGGATGGAGCTTCTGTAAAACATGAG CGTACTGGATCACGACCTACTCTTGGGTCTGTTGCTGTCCAAGTCCCAGAGGGAAGCCTTGCTGCTGGGGACCAGAGGCCGATGGATGCCCTGACTGCCACACAAGCCAAGGCCAAAT TGTCTCATTGGGATCAGGGCAGTGGAGACCACAGGTCCCTCCAGGATCAAGCCTCCGCCCCTTTTCTTTCCATCTCCCAGAGCGGACGTTGCTCCCCCAGGCCTGATCCAAGCCTAGCTCAACCAGGGGAGTGGTTACCAGGGTTGGATGCCACCCGAGGTGGGGTTTCCAGTCTGGACAACCTGCAGGCAGAAGGCACCAGCTGCTCCGgtccagccagcagcagcactggCACAGACGCACCCTGCTTCCGACCGGGTTTTGGCTCAGACGAGACCAGCAACGAAGACGACGATAGCTCTTTCCCTTTTCTGGACCAGGAGCCTGAGAACCACAACTCCAATCAGAACTTAGTGCAGGGCCAGGGCGTGGGGCAGAGGGGGGCTCGGCAGGTTCAGCCCCAAGCCCCCTCTGGCGAATCATCATGGAGGCCGAGAGATGACAGGGGTGGGAGAGGCCCCATCAATCACACACGGCGGGTCACAACTTTTGTCAATAGAGACCCTCTCCGACCACAGTCCAACTCACAGTCGCTCACGCTacgacacacaaacactctcagCCATCCTCCAGCTCCTAGCGGAGGTAATGGACGACCTTACACCTGCCCGTACTGTACCAAGTGTTTTACCTACCCCTCCCACCAGCGCAGACACCTTTTACGCCACACAGGAGTCAGACTGCATCCGTGTCAGTTTTGTGACAAGAGCTTCCTCACTCCCTCTGAGCTCACGGTGCACACTCGCACACATACAGGGGAGCGGCCTTTTGGCTGCGCTCAGTGTGGCAAACGTTTTGCCCGCAGCGGGAACTTGAGGGCCCACCAACGGGACGTTCACATGGGGAAGAGGCCCTTTGCTTGCACAGAGTGCGGGAAGAGATTCGCCCACAGGGGGAACCTAAGGGTGCACAATCACAGAGTCCATCAAGGAGATCCCTACTACATGGATGATCAGCAGGAGCCGGACATAGGCCCTAATCCCATttga